Proteins co-encoded in one Populus trichocarpa isolate Nisqually-1 chromosome 10, P.trichocarpa_v4.1, whole genome shotgun sequence genomic window:
- the LOC7477022 gene encoding probable nucleoredoxin 1, with amino-acid sequence MANEDVSHDLSSLLSSEERDFLIRNNGDQVKVSNLVGKIVGFYFSGSWCGPCRNFTPLLVEVYEQLSSKGGFEVVFISSDGDDESFNTYFSEMPWLAIPFSDTETRQRLKEVFKVRGIPRLVIFDTNGKVSSDNGVRHVKEHGVDGYPFNLDRLNFLKEQEENAKKNQTISSILVSSSRDYVISNDGKKIPVLDLEGKLVGLYFSAHAHRMCREFTPKLVELYKTLKEKGENFEVVLISLDDEEEDFKESFETMPWLALPFKDKSCEKLVRYFELRTIPNLVIIGQDGKTLNPYVAELIEEHGIEAYPFTPEKLDELAAIEKAKLESQTLESVLVNGENDFVIDKSGSKVPVSELVGKNILLYFSAQWCPPCRAFLPKLIEAYHTIKRKDNAFEVIFISSDRDQSTFDEFYSEMPWLALPFGDGRKQILSRKFKIQGIPAAVAIGPSGRTITKEARMHLTAYGADAFPFTEEHLKQLEEELEEKAKGWPEKVKHELHTEHELIRTKRSAYGCDGCGETGYRWSFYCKQCDFDLHPKCALKEDEDTGTEKGKEGWVCDGDVCRRA; translated from the exons ATGGCCAACGAAGACGTTTCGCACGACCTTTCATCCCTTCTTTCGTCGGAAGAGAGGGACTTTCTCATCCGCAACAATGGTGACCAG GTTAAGGTCAGTAATTTGGTTGGGAAGATTGTGGGATTCTATTTCTCTGGTTCGTGGTGCGGCCCATGCCGTAATTTCACTCCACTGTTGGTAGAAGTCTATGAACAACTATCATCCAAAGGGGGCTTTGAGGTGGTCTTCATTTCTTCTGACGGAGACGATGAATCCTTCAATACATACTTCTCCGAAATGCCTTGGCTTGCTATTCCCTTCTCTGATACGGAGACCCGCCAACGTCTTAAGGAAGTGTTCAAAGTAAGAGGGATCCCTAGGCTTGTCATTTTTGATACTAATGGTAAGGTTTCCTCCGATAATGGAGTTAGACATGTCAAGGAACATGGCGTGGATGGGTATCCGTTCAACCTTGATAGACTGAATTTCCTGAAAGAGCAAGAAGAGAATGCTAAGAAGAATCAAACCATAAGCTCTATCTTGGTTTCCAGCTCACGTGATTATGTGATTTCAAATGATGGAAAAAAG ATCCCTGTGTTGGACCTTGAAGGAAAATTGGTTGGCTTGTATTTTTCAGCCCATGCTCATAGGATGTGCCGTGAATTCACTCCTAAACTAGTGGAACTGTATAAGACGCTCAAGGAAAAAGGAGAGAACTTCGAAGTAGTCCTAATATCTCTagacgacgaagaagaagacTTCAAAGAGAGTTTTGAGACAATGCCTTGGTTGGCATTGCCTTTTAAGGACAAGAGCTGCGAGAAGCTAGTGCGGTATTTTGAACTTAGAACCATTCCTAATCTTGTCATAATTGGCCAAGATGGGAAGACTTTGAACCCATATGTAGCTGAACTAATCGAAGAACATGGTATTGAAGCCTACCCATTTACACCGGAAAAGCTTGACGAGCTAGCTGCAATTGAAAAGGCAAAACTGGAATCGCAGACGCTTGAGTCAGTTTTGGTTAATGGGGAAAATGATTTTGTGATTGACAAAAGTGGCTCCAAG GTCCCAGTGTCTGAACTAGTTGGAAAGAACATTCTTCTTTACTTCTCAGCTCAATGGTGCCCTCCATGTCGTGCCTTTTTACCCAAGCTAATTGAAGCATACcacacaattaaaagaaaagacaatGCATTTGAGGTGATCTTCATCTCAAGCGACAGAGATCAATCCACTTTTGACGAGTTCTATTCAGAAATGCCTTGGTTAGCCCTTCCATTTGGTGATGGAAGGAAACAAATCCTGAGTcggaaattcaaaattcaaggcATTCCTGCAGCTGTAGCGATTGGCCCAAGTGGCCGGACCATTACCAAGGAAGCTCGGATGCACTTGACAGCTTACGGGGCAGATGCTTTTCCATTTACCGAGGAACATCTAAAGCAATTGGAGGAGGAGCTTGAGGAAAAGGCAAAGGGGTGGCCAGAGAAAGTGAAACACGAACTTCATACTGAGCATGAGCTGATACGTACTAAACGCAGTGCATACGGTTGCGATGGCTGTGGGGAAACGGGATATAGGTGGTCTTTCTATTGCAAACAATGTGACTTTGATCTTCACCCTAAGTGTGCTTTGAAGGAAGATGAAGATACTGGAActgaaaagggaaaggaaggaTGGGTCTGCGATGGAGATGTGTGCCGCAGAGCTTAA